The following proteins are co-located in the bacterium genome:
- a CDS encoding BON domain-containing protein, giving the protein MKGSKWIVLLFLVVAAFNVSAAPGSTEKSVIRSDDEIVTDIAARFRGLSARYSVFNSVFVSSKDGNVVLTGKVRDAYLKERAMKAATGVEGVRTVSNQIEILPASNFDDRLRAAIYRRLRNDGVLFSYFVGKDPRIQIIVDQSRVTLVGVVHSEVARVRAASTVRGLFGVLSVDNQIRVVRG; this is encoded by the coding sequence ATGAAAGGCTCGAAATGGATTGTGTTGTTGTTCCTTGTGGTGGCGGCCTTCAATGTTTCAGCCGCACCCGGTTCAACTGAAAAAAGTGTAATTCGCTCAGATGATGAGATCGTAACGGACATTGCTGCGCGCTTTCGTGGGCTATCGGCGCGTTACTCTGTCTTTAACAGCGTCTTCGTTTCCAGCAAAGATGGAAATGTTGTACTCACAGGTAAAGTTCGGGACGCCTATCTGAAGGAACGCGCGATGAAAGCTGCGACCGGAGTAGAAGGTGTACGGACTGTATCGAATCAGATTGAAATATTGCCGGCGAGCAATTTCGATGACCGTCTGCGCGCTGCGATTTATAGACGTCTGAGAAATGATGGAGTTTTGTTTTCCTATTTTGTCGGAAAAGATCCGCGTATCCAGATCATTGTGGATCAATCACGTGTAACACTTGTGGGTGTTGTGCATAGCGAAGTCGCTCGTGTCCGCGCTGCCAGTACTGTGCGAGGACTTTTTGGCGTCCTCAGCGTAGACAATCAGATTAGAGTCGTTCGCGGTTAA
- a CDS encoding TonB-dependent receptor: protein MKKIGWLFCLFLNFSMLYAEDPGKIIGCVMDESGGNLPGVKIDVGGEALAKKITVFTDQSGCYRVFLPPGSYQLSFHLSGFNPETKDQVIVFANREAIVDRSLRISIRAEMIVSARKPLRDLVEESDNLLGIADAASQGAVRYEQLALRPVSRPGELLETVPGVIISQHSGQGKANQYYLRGFNLDHGTDLSINVDGMPVNFPTHGHGQGYSDLSFLIPELVNDVQYQKGPYYAERGDFSSAGAVRIDYARSLDKTVAGLEAGSFEYGRALLLSSPRVINGNLLMALELYHNNGPWVNPDGYRKINGLLRYSIDRERDSLSFLGMGYDGRWDSTDQIPARAVRSSQIDRFGTVDTSDGGDSSRYSLTIDWKHSWKDALTQTSAYLIRYDLNLFSNFTYFLDDPVNGDQFEQADSRTTTGGEISHRWLSNWGRFDTENQAGIQFRNDDVGNVGLYHTKRRDRLFAIREDAVNQQSWSAYWQNTMQWHPQFRTLFGLRADYYRFDVDSSIEANSGKVSDTIVNPKFGFILGPWKKSEFYVNFGSGFHSNDARGTTIRVDPLTGLPADSVPPLVRSKGAEWGMRTSFVRDLQSTFSLWLLDFDSELLFVGDAGITEPSRPSRRTGFEWNNHYKPYDWLTIEMNWAYSRARFRDQDPAGNRIPGAVEGVITAGIWMEGLPINWKPFNHTVGVLTSKRSAQLSDSFFGRMILGFQFRYFGPRPLLEDNSVRSDSSTLANLAVGYKIHKNWNAFLDVFNVFDSKASDIDYFYTSRLPGEPLSGIDDVHTHPVEPVSFRFSLTTNF, encoded by the coding sequence ATGAAAAAAATCGGGTGGTTGTTCTGTCTTTTCCTAAATTTTTCCATGCTGTACGCCGAGGATCCCGGAAAGATTATCGGCTGTGTAATGGATGAATCAGGGGGAAATTTGCCGGGTGTAAAGATCGACGTCGGGGGAGAGGCGCTCGCGAAGAAAATCACGGTCTTCACGGATCAATCCGGCTGTTACCGCGTTTTCTTGCCGCCTGGAAGCTATCAATTGAGTTTTCATTTGTCCGGTTTTAATCCTGAAACCAAAGATCAGGTAATCGTGTTTGCGAACCGCGAAGCGATTGTGGATCGCTCTCTTCGGATTTCTATAAGAGCCGAGATGATTGTATCTGCGCGAAAACCTCTTCGGGATCTGGTAGAAGAGAGTGACAATCTGCTGGGAATTGCAGATGCAGCGTCTCAAGGCGCGGTCCGATACGAACAGCTCGCATTGAGGCCGGTTTCCAGACCAGGCGAACTTCTGGAGACCGTGCCGGGAGTGATCATCAGTCAACACAGCGGGCAAGGGAAGGCGAATCAGTACTATTTGCGTGGTTTCAATCTGGACCATGGAACGGACCTTTCCATTAATGTGGATGGGATGCCTGTGAATTTTCCAACACATGGCCATGGGCAGGGCTATTCCGATTTGAGTTTTCTCATTCCTGAGCTGGTCAACGACGTTCAATATCAAAAGGGACCATACTACGCGGAGCGTGGAGATTTTTCTTCAGCCGGCGCTGTGCGAATTGACTACGCCAGGAGTCTGGATAAGACCGTTGCCGGACTCGAAGCAGGAAGCTTCGAATACGGTAGAGCTCTCCTTCTCTCATCCCCCCGGGTGATCAATGGAAATTTGTTGATGGCACTGGAGCTTTATCACAACAATGGTCCCTGGGTAAATCCGGATGGTTATCGAAAAATCAATGGACTTCTTCGATACAGCATCGATCGAGAGAGGGACAGTCTGAGCTTCCTTGGAATGGGTTATGACGGACGTTGGGACTCCACTGATCAGATTCCCGCGCGAGCCGTCCGCTCAAGTCAAATCGATCGATTCGGCACAGTAGATACTTCCGATGGCGGGGATTCGAGCCGTTACAGTCTCACGATAGATTGGAAACATTCCTGGAAGGACGCCCTTACGCAAACTTCTGCGTACTTAATTCGTTATGATCTGAATCTTTTTTCCAATTTTACCTACTTTCTGGACGATCCGGTGAACGGCGATCAATTTGAGCAGGCGGACAGCCGGACTACAACAGGCGGTGAAATATCACATCGATGGCTCAGCAATTGGGGCCGTTTTGATACCGAGAATCAAGCCGGCATTCAATTCCGCAACGATGACGTGGGCAATGTTGGACTGTATCACACGAAAAGAAGAGATCGCCTTTTCGCGATTCGTGAGGACGCCGTAAATCAACAAAGCTGGTCCGCTTACTGGCAAAATACGATGCAATGGCATCCGCAATTTCGCACTCTTTTCGGACTGCGCGCAGACTACTATCGCTTTGATGTGGACAGCAGCATCGAAGCAAATTCCGGAAAAGTAAGTGACACGATTGTCAATCCCAAATTTGGATTCATTCTGGGGCCCTGGAAAAAATCGGAATTCTATGTCAATTTCGGTTCCGGTTTTCACAGCAACGATGCCCGCGGAACCACCATCCGTGTGGATCCGTTGACCGGATTGCCGGCTGATTCTGTGCCACCGCTTGTGCGATCGAAGGGCGCTGAATGGGGCATGCGCACTTCCTTTGTACGGGACTTGCAAAGCACTTTTTCTCTGTGGCTGCTCGATTTTGATTCGGAATTGTTGTTCGTTGGTGATGCCGGCATCACTGAACCAAGCAGGCCAAGCAGACGCACCGGATTTGAATGGAACAATCACTATAAACCCTATGACTGGCTGACAATTGAAATGAACTGGGCCTATTCACGCGCTCGTTTTCGCGATCAGGATCCAGCCGGTAATCGAATTCCAGGAGCGGTGGAGGGCGTCATTACGGCAGGTATCTGGATGGAGGGACTGCCGATTAATTGGAAACCATTCAATCACACGGTGGGCGTTCTTACTTCGAAACGATCAGCGCAGCTGTCTGATTCTTTCTTTGGTCGCATGATTCTGGGATTTCAATTCCGATATTTTGGTCCGCGTCCGTTGTTGGAAGACAACAGCGTTCGTTCCGATTCTTCTACGCTGGCGAATCTTGCGGTAGGGTACAAAATTCACAAAAACTGGAATGCTTTTCTGGATGTATTCAATGTGTTTGATTCCAAGGCGAGCGATATCGATTACTTTTATACTTCCCGGTTGCCGGGAGAGCCGTTAAGCGGCATCGATGATGTGCATACGCATCCGGTCGAGCCAGTTTCTTTCCGCTTCAGCCTCACCACGAATTTTTAG
- the hemC gene encoding hydroxymethylbilane synthase, with protein sequence MELILATRGSQLARLQAGLVQSLLSEKFPEHEWKLETFVTTGDRIQDVSLSAFGGKGVFLKEIEEALLSNKAHIAVHSLKDVPGVETPGLILAAFLPREDPRDVWASHQEDLMHLPAGKKVGTSSLRRTVLLKFYRPDLNVELLRGNLDTRLRKLKEGQYDAIVIAAAGLHRLGLFDDSFMHYLSEEAFVPAIGQGVLTIQTSRDNQELLKMIRQMNDSVTETAARIERDLLLRYEGGCHLPIGALATPDRDKWKLRAFIGGVKSNRIVQDVLESDNPDTCAARMFERLQEEGASDLLSELTGP encoded by the coding sequence GTGGAATTGATTCTAGCGACTCGCGGCAGTCAGCTTGCGCGGTTGCAAGCGGGCCTTGTTCAAAGTCTACTTTCAGAAAAATTTCCAGAACACGAATGGAAACTCGAAACATTTGTGACGACCGGGGATCGCATTCAGGACGTCAGCTTATCAGCCTTTGGCGGAAAGGGCGTTTTCCTTAAGGAAATTGAAGAAGCGTTGCTTTCAAATAAAGCCCACATCGCGGTCCATAGTTTGAAAGATGTGCCGGGAGTTGAAACACCGGGTCTAATTTTGGCCGCCTTCCTGCCTCGCGAAGATCCACGGGACGTCTGGGCAAGCCATCAGGAAGATCTCATGCATCTTCCTGCAGGCAAGAAGGTGGGCACCAGCAGTTTGCGGCGAACGGTCTTGCTCAAATTTTACCGTCCCGATCTGAATGTCGAATTGCTCAGAGGAAATCTCGATACCCGGTTGAGAAAATTAAAAGAAGGACAATATGACGCCATCGTGATTGCAGCCGCGGGCTTACATCGTCTTGGCCTGTTTGATGATTCCTTCATGCACTATTTGTCCGAAGAAGCTTTCGTTCCTGCTATCGGACAGGGGGTTTTGACAATACAAACCAGTCGTGACAATCAAGAACTCCTTAAAATGATCCGGCAGATGAACGATTCAGTCACCGAAACGGCTGCCCGGATCGAGCGAGACTTGCTTCTGAGATATGAGGGAGGGTGCCATTTACCCATTGGCGCGCTGGCAACGCCGGACCGGGACAAGTGGAAATTGCGCGCCTTCATCGGTGGAGTGAAATCAAATCGAATTGTGCAGGATGTGCTGGAATCGGACAATCCTGACACGTGCGCCGCTCGCATGTTCGAACGGCTTCAAGAAGAAGGCGCATCTGATCTGCTATCGGAGTTAACAGGACCATGA
- a CDS encoding MBL fold metallo-hydrolase, whose protein sequence is MGISRILPVVEYLTERPVIVLNSHTHADHIGGNFEFKEVWALQTEFTQQNTKGYSDPDMKNWVSPDRICGDLPSDFMPATYAIRPFRTSRYVKDGEIIDLGERKLEVLHTPGHTPDSLCLLDRENRLLFTGDTFYAGPLYLYSPEADFDAFVKTINRLAGLRNSVDVLLTGHNEPISSVSSLTMLQTALEQIQRGEMKPMEKDGLNQYFFQRFSILTKKK, encoded by the coding sequence ATGGGGATCTCCAGAATCCTTCCTGTGGTCGAGTACCTGACCGAGAGGCCGGTGATCGTGCTGAATTCTCACACTCATGCGGATCACATTGGAGGCAATTTCGAATTCAAGGAAGTGTGGGCTCTACAGACCGAATTCACTCAACAGAATACCAAAGGTTATTCTGATCCTGATATGAAAAATTGGGTTAGCCCGGATCGTATTTGTGGCGATCTTCCTTCTGATTTCATGCCAGCAACGTACGCGATCCGTCCTTTCCGGACTTCCCGATACGTGAAAGATGGGGAGATCATCGATCTGGGAGAGCGCAAATTAGAAGTGCTGCATACACCTGGTCACACACCGGATTCTCTTTGTCTTTTGGATCGTGAAAACCGTTTGCTCTTTACCGGAGACACATTTTATGCCGGCCCCCTCTATCTGTATTCGCCTGAAGCAGACTTTGACGCATTCGTAAAAACGATCAACCGGCTCGCAGGACTGCGAAATAGTGTTGACGTTCTTTTAACCGGACACAATGAACCGATTTCCTCTGTCTCTTCACTGACGATGCTGCAAACAGCGCTGGAACAAATTCAACGGGGTGAGATGAAACCGATGGAGAAGGACGGTCTGAACCAGTATTTTTTCCAGCGCTTTTCGATCCTTACAAAGAAGAAGTGA
- the hemA gene encoding glutamyl-tRNA reductase, with the protein MLIQLLGLNHKTAPVEVRERLHIEEELLPLALQKIKEVVPEVMIFSTCNRFEILTRVDQLDQCKEVLTDLISDLRHMPQAEFAPLLYSHVGPEAIRHVFRVTSSLDSMVVGEPQILGQMKQFFAIAQREKAIASTLHSIMERAFMVAKKVRNETLIASSAVSVSSVAIELTAKIFDRLEGKTAFVIGAGKMSVLAIQHLQSRGVKVILVTNRTFQKAAELAEQVKGRAVPFENLTDCLAESDIVISSTGSPTFIVKKDHVQRAMSVRRNRPMFFIDIAVPRDIDPQINELGNVFLYDIDDLHSVADKNKQQRQKEAEKAEEIVLHESELFWNKLKALDIAPTIRDIQQHIEELRRREIDLTLKKMGPLSPEQKEALDQLTSSLANKILQNSYSELRQLANQPDGLEKIELIRKLFRL; encoded by the coding sequence ATGCTGATTCAACTGCTCGGACTCAACCACAAGACAGCGCCGGTGGAAGTGCGCGAACGTCTGCACATCGAAGAAGAGTTGCTCCCGTTAGCGCTGCAAAAGATCAAAGAAGTGGTTCCGGAAGTCATGATTTTTTCCACGTGCAACCGCTTTGAAATACTTACGCGCGTGGATCAATTGGATCAATGCAAAGAGGTTTTGACGGATCTGATCAGTGATTTACGCCACATGCCTCAAGCTGAATTCGCGCCACTCCTTTACAGCCATGTCGGTCCTGAAGCCATCAGACACGTTTTCCGTGTCACCAGCAGTCTGGATTCGATGGTGGTTGGAGAACCTCAGATCCTGGGCCAGATGAAGCAATTTTTTGCGATCGCTCAACGCGAAAAAGCGATCGCGTCTACACTGCATTCGATCATGGAACGAGCTTTCATGGTCGCCAAGAAGGTTCGGAATGAAACTCTGATTGCCAGCAGCGCGGTTTCCGTGAGCTCGGTTGCGATTGAACTTACAGCAAAAATCTTCGACAGACTGGAAGGGAAAACCGCTTTTGTGATTGGAGCCGGGAAAATGAGTGTTCTGGCAATCCAGCATTTGCAATCGCGAGGCGTGAAAGTCATTCTGGTTACCAACCGCACGTTTCAAAAAGCAGCTGAGCTTGCTGAACAGGTGAAAGGAAGAGCGGTGCCCTTTGAGAATCTTACGGATTGTCTTGCCGAATCCGATATTGTCATCAGCTCCACAGGATCACCAACCTTTATTGTTAAAAAAGATCATGTCCAGCGCGCTATGTCCGTGCGCCGGAACCGTCCCATGTTTTTCATCGACATCGCGGTGCCACGCGATATCGATCCGCAAATCAATGAACTCGGGAATGTTTTCCTGTATGACATTGATGACCTTCATTCCGTTGCCGATAAGAATAAGCAGCAACGTCAGAAAGAAGCTGAAAAAGCAGAAGAAATCGTCCTGCATGAATCAGAGCTTTTCTGGAACAAATTGAAAGCTCTGGATATCGCGCCGACCATTCGCGACATCCAGCAGCATATTGAAGAATTAAGAAGGCGCGAAATTGATTTGACACTCAAGAAGATGGGACCTCTTTCGCCTGAGCAAAAAGAGGCTCTCGATCAGCTCACTTCCAGCCTTGCCAACAAGATCCTACAAAATTCGTATTCCGAATTGAGGCAGCTCGCAAACCAGCCGGATGGCCTGGAGAAAATCGAGCTGATTCGCAAACTATTTCGCCTTTAA
- a CDS encoding BON domain-containing protein, with amino-acid sequence MRIRPWLPLCLFLFTAEFIVAEETEKGTYDEVARIVEKEILDEKKVEIENLKVLHNKGTIYLEGVAKLYGSRYTAEKEALEVKGVKSVENEIAVTPGNVSDVDIEAQAASKIRSHLRGSPFDLVSLKVSNGFVVLTGNVRDQTLIRDSMNSVIWIRGVRGVDNKIEYASIAAGDERLRQIIFRRLRNEFPQYFLGKDPSILILVNSGRVRLVGYVDSNASREKIGSIIRSFNGVLSVDNGLQTN; translated from the coding sequence ATGCGAATTAGACCCTGGTTACCGTTGTGCTTATTCCTGTTCACCGCAGAATTCATCGTGGCTGAAGAAACCGAAAAAGGAACGTACGATGAGGTGGCGCGCATTGTTGAAAAAGAGATACTTGATGAGAAAAAAGTGGAAATTGAAAACTTAAAAGTTCTTCACAACAAAGGGACCATCTATCTCGAAGGCGTTGCAAAACTCTACGGGTCCCGGTACACGGCAGAGAAAGAAGCCCTGGAAGTAAAGGGCGTCAAAAGCGTTGAAAATGAAATTGCCGTGACACCTGGAAATGTATCGGATGTTGACATTGAAGCGCAGGCAGCCAGTAAAATCCGGTCGCATCTGCGAGGCTCACCTTTCGATCTCGTCTCTTTGAAAGTGAGCAATGGCTTTGTTGTCCTGACCGGTAACGTGCGCGATCAAACTCTCATAAGAGATTCAATGAATTCGGTCATCTGGATACGCGGAGTTCGTGGAGTTGACAACAAGATCGAATACGCTTCCATTGCCGCTGGAGATGAGCGTTTACGGCAGATCATCTTTCGCCGGTTGAGGAACGAGTTTCCTCAGTACTTCCTCGGCAAGGACCCGTCCATTCTCATTCTGGTCAATAGCGGCAGAGTACGCCTCGTCGGTTACGTTGACTCGAATGCTTCACGGGAAAAGATCGGAAGCATCATCCGCTCCTTCAATGGTGTCCTCTCCGTAGACAACGGACTTCAAACAAATTAG
- a CDS encoding DUF4198 domain-containing protein, translating into MSQMNGAHYGAQASTLLFLLFLTIFLTSSLFAHDMYLAPRFDKKIPNQVSLAMFVEKEEVVWFESMTDNLRMDGPTGEANLNVPETGDPIVEFPGKGTYTIGWQQEPTFIQIEPEIFKKYITVEGFPDVAVMRKKSGTENKPGREIYTRYVKTFIQVGSTPTDDFERPLGYKIEILPQQNPCGLSVDSDLDVIVLFDGKPLVNQRVKATYDSYSTLPEEYAQETRTDENGMAKFRITHKGRWLIRATKMLPLEKNPEAEWQSFWANFTFEVN; encoded by the coding sequence ATGAGTCAGATGAACGGAGCGCACTACGGAGCGCAGGCTTCTACCCTGCTTTTTCTTCTCTTCCTTACTATCTTCCTCACCTCCTCTCTCTTCGCTCATGACATGTACCTTGCTCCCCGTTTTGATAAGAAAATTCCGAATCAAGTAAGTCTGGCGATGTTTGTAGAAAAAGAAGAAGTTGTCTGGTTTGAGAGCATGACCGACAATCTGCGTATGGATGGACCGACAGGGGAAGCAAATCTAAATGTTCCTGAAACAGGAGACCCGATTGTAGAATTCCCCGGGAAAGGAACCTACACAATTGGTTGGCAACAAGAACCAACTTTTATTCAGATCGAACCGGAAATCTTCAAAAAGTATATTACCGTTGAAGGTTTTCCCGATGTGGCGGTAATGAGAAAAAAATCGGGCACAGAAAATAAACCCGGACGTGAGATTTACACCCGATATGTAAAAACATTTATTCAGGTTGGTTCTACACCTACGGACGATTTCGAACGACCTCTTGGTTACAAAATAGAGATTCTCCCCCAGCAAAATCCTTGTGGATTGAGCGTGGATTCCGATCTCGATGTGATCGTGTTGTTTGATGGAAAGCCTCTGGTCAATCAAAGAGTCAAGGCGACCTATGATTCTTACAGCACTCTTCCGGAAGAATATGCTCAGGAAACCCGCACAGATGAAAATGGCATGGCTAAATTCCGCATTACACATAAGGGTCGCTGGCTGATCCGGGCCACCAAGATGCTCCCGCTCGAGAAGAATCCAGAGGCTGAGTGGCAAAGCTTTTGGGCAAATTTTACCTTTGAAGTAAATTAA
- a CDS encoding SpoIIE family protein phosphatase — protein sequence MYYKIMAYLLLPDKKQTRKVILNKGVFFVGRARENDLILISDSLSRFHAQITKRGDRFSINDRGSLNGVFINGSRIVGETDLRDGDIIGFGDVHARFCLEEPKPMRETEKVSEKIQRFPVSSLVDSKRFEPEKKQKYLELLYHFSSRLLQHSPSSDFGAVALELIHDVWNPDRSCLMLKGNSGEWQIATQRFGKNPELSNDSFEISRSLVRELEKEQEALLISHRVEDRRFAASESLQRQNVQSVMCAPLWTNKAIHGFLYCDLIRPERSFSYSDLEMFTILTNLMAMKWENDQLWQQALIQQQLEQELNVAAEIQRKFFPVQTPDISGYESGALTIPSRKVGGDAYFWHERRNGEVVFMIADVMGKGLPSSLLMSQIQAIMKIFAEQYKEARDIVTAVNEFIYRHSTQEKFISMVTVVLNPKEGEMSYCNAGHNAPCLLNSGAEPFYLETGGMLLGVFEDQVYSQGSARIEKGGTLVFYTDGVTEARNKEDIEYGVERLVEFVRENDDIPARILPEAIISNIRENWLGTDQEDDWTLLIVKRALHAHEPTR from the coding sequence ATGTATTATAAGATCATGGCTTATTTGCTGCTACCCGACAAAAAACAGACCAGAAAAGTGATCCTGAACAAGGGTGTTTTTTTCGTCGGTCGTGCACGGGAAAATGACCTGATTTTGATCTCCGATTCGCTCTCCCGATTTCATGCGCAGATTACAAAACGGGGAGACCGCTTTTCGATCAATGACCGTGGATCCTTGAACGGCGTTTTCATCAATGGCTCCCGCATCGTAGGGGAAACGGATTTGCGGGATGGGGACATCATCGGCTTCGGAGACGTTCATGCCCGCTTTTGTTTGGAGGAACCGAAACCGATGCGTGAAACAGAAAAAGTTTCGGAAAAAATTCAACGCTTTCCTGTTTCCAGTCTGGTTGATTCCAAGCGTTTCGAACCGGAAAAAAAGCAGAAGTATCTGGAGCTTCTGTACCATTTCAGCTCCCGGCTGCTTCAGCATTCACCTTCCTCCGACTTTGGTGCGGTTGCTCTGGAATTGATTCACGATGTATGGAACCCGGACCGCAGTTGTTTGATGCTGAAGGGAAATTCGGGAGAATGGCAGATTGCGACACAGAGATTCGGCAAGAATCCGGAACTCTCCAACGACAGTTTTGAAATCAGCCGCAGTCTGGTACGGGAATTGGAGAAAGAGCAGGAAGCCTTGCTGATTTCGCATCGTGTGGAGGATCGCAGGTTCGCAGCGTCTGAAAGCCTTCAACGGCAAAATGTTCAGTCAGTGATGTGCGCGCCTTTATGGACGAACAAAGCGATTCATGGTTTTTTGTACTGCGATTTGATTCGTCCCGAGCGCAGTTTTTCTTATTCCGATCTGGAAATGTTTACGATTCTCACAAACCTGATGGCAATGAAATGGGAAAACGATCAGCTCTGGCAACAGGCCCTGATTCAGCAGCAACTTGAACAAGAGTTGAATGTTGCGGCCGAGATCCAGAGAAAGTTTTTTCCGGTGCAGACTCCTGATATTTCCGGCTATGAATCGGGCGCGCTCACGATACCCTCACGCAAAGTGGGAGGAGATGCTTACTTCTGGCATGAACGCAGAAATGGGGAAGTTGTGTTCATGATTGCGGATGTCATGGGGAAAGGTTTGCCCTCTTCTTTGCTGATGTCACAGATTCAAGCGATCATGAAAATTTTTGCGGAGCAATACAAAGAGGCGCGTGATATTGTTACTGCGGTCAATGAGTTCATTTACAGACACAGCACGCAAGAGAAATTCATCAGTATGGTGACCGTTGTGCTCAACCCGAAAGAAGGCGAGATGTCGTATTGCAATGCGGGGCACAATGCTCCCTGCCTGTTGAATTCCGGCGCTGAGCCTTTCTATCTCGAGACGGGAGGCATGCTGCTCGGAGTTTTTGAAGACCAGGTATATAGTCAGGGTAGCGCAAGGATCGAAAAAGGGGGAACGCTAGTTTTCTATACGGATGGCGTTACGGAAGCCCGGAATAAGGAAGATATTGAGTACGGTGTAGAAAGGCTCGTGGAATTTGTGCGGGAGAATGATGACATCCCGGCGCGAATTCTCCCCGAAGCGATCATTTCAAACATACGTGAAAATTGGCTGGGAACCGATCAGGAGGATGACTGGACATTATTAATAGTGAAAAGAGCATTACACGCCCACGAGCCGACGCGATAG
- a CDS encoding DUF1579 domain-containing protein, with protein MRILLFITIAIPLFALVSQAEQTEQEKKMMEVWAKLSQPGEHHKHIAQFEGNWNISVKFRLDPAAPMRESTGSCEKKMVLGGRYLSEHCTGRSKDDPRIFEGMGFLGHDNYKKNYVSVWIDNESTMVTPLYGPCDGTGKTITVTGSYDDPVSGKTRQSKWIWTVIDKNKHTLELHDIDPEGKDNRNVEITYTRK; from the coding sequence ATGAGAATATTGCTGTTCATCACGATAGCAATTCCGCTCTTTGCGCTGGTGTCGCAGGCAGAGCAAACGGAGCAAGAGAAAAAAATGATGGAAGTGTGGGCTAAACTATCGCAGCCGGGGGAGCACCACAAACACATTGCTCAATTTGAAGGGAATTGGAATATTTCCGTGAAATTCCGGCTGGACCCGGCTGCGCCAATGCGGGAAAGCACCGGATCCTGCGAAAAGAAAATGGTTCTGGGAGGCCGCTATCTTTCTGAACATTGCACCGGACGTTCGAAGGATGACCCCAGAATATTTGAAGGAATGGGATTTCTGGGTCACGACAATTATAAAAAGAATTACGTTTCCGTGTGGATCGATAATGAAAGCACAATGGTAACGCCACTCTACGGACCCTGTGATGGAACAGGAAAGACAATAACAGTAACCGGAAGTTATGACGATCCGGTAAGCGGAAAAACACGACAATCCAAATGGATCTGGACCGTAATCGACAAGAACAAACACACACTCGAACTGCACGACATCGATCCGGAAGGAAAAGATAACCGGAACGTGGAAATCACATACACGCGTAAGTGA
- the ccsA gene encoding cytochrome c biogenesis protein CcsA yields MSNILDGLAIVFYSLSTIYFGIRFFLKKTNTQKLALLFLQLAFLTHVIDLIVISLERHRFPASNFVEAFWALTCLTVLLFLLTFRDKNKEAAAVVLLPITILSIILKLLYPGREETLQPVLGAGWIYIHIPLMILSVAALTISFLTAIMYLVQERQLKLKRSSFLLERLPSLEASDEISYKSLWFGFFLLTLGMITGMIWSKYLRGIYWSWDSKEIWALITWTLYAILLHGRMLSAWRGRKAAYLAIVGFVLIVFTFAGVSLVSNVYHSF; encoded by the coding sequence ATGTCAAATATCCTGGATGGACTGGCTATCGTTTTTTATAGCCTTTCAACGATTTACTTTGGGATTCGTTTTTTCTTAAAAAAAACGAATACTCAGAAGCTCGCTTTGCTGTTTTTGCAGCTGGCGTTTCTCACCCATGTCATTGATTTAATCGTAATCAGTCTGGAAAGGCACCGCTTCCCTGCCTCCAATTTTGTGGAGGCATTCTGGGCGCTCACCTGCCTGACGGTCTTGTTGTTTTTGCTGACCTTTAGAGACAAAAACAAAGAAGCGGCCGCGGTTGTTCTTCTTCCCATCACGATTCTTTCCATCATTTTGAAGCTGCTATATCCCGGTCGCGAAGAAACGCTGCAACCTGTTTTGGGTGCAGGTTGGATTTATATCCACATCCCCTTGATGATTCTCAGTGTTGCAGCTTTAACGATTTCCTTCCTGACGGCCATCATGTATCTGGTTCAGGAAAGGCAATTGAAGCTAAAACGATCTTCCTTTTTACTGGAAAGGTTGCCGTCTCTGGAAGCGTCCGATGAAATCAGTTACAAGAGTTTGTGGTTCGGATTTTTCCTGTTAACTCTTGGAATGATCACCGGGATGATCTGGTCCAAGTATTTGCGTGGAATTTATTGGAGCTGGGATTCCAAAGAGATCTGGGCGCTGATCACGTGGACGCTCTACGCGATTTTGCTTCACGGCCGGATGCTTTCCGCCTGGCGTGGTAGAAAAGCGGCTTATCTCGCAATCGTTGGTTTTGTCTTAATCGTCTTCACCTTTGCCGGAGTCTCTCTGGTATCCAACGTGTATCACTCCTTCTGA